One part of the Lachnospiraceae bacterium JLR.KK002 genome encodes these proteins:
- a CDS encoding L-lactate dehydrogenase has product MAIIGAGFVGSSIAYALALRDIAREIVLIDVAKEKTAGEAWDIRHGLPSMGTADLYAGDYSDCADCDLIVITAGRNRKNGESRLDMANENVKILEAVIKSVQKYYTRGVILVISNPVDILTHKADEWMGLPNGMVFGSGCLLDTSRFVRTVADYIGLNTGVVNGYLVGEHGDSQVPLWSRVTVGGIPINEYCEEVSLPWNSDIREKIAEKTRIMGSEIIRTKGKTHYGIATCVCHLADAVLNQRPTIVSVSSQLLGEHGVRGVSLSVPSVVGPSGVQQRIRERWAPEEYRGFFDAVEKVREILSCLE; this is encoded by the coding sequence GTGGCAATTATAGGAGCCGGCTTTGTTGGTTCTTCCATTGCGTATGCTTTGGCTTTGCGTGATATTGCGAGAGAAATTGTTCTTATTGATGTTGCAAAAGAAAAAACAGCGGGTGAAGCCTGGGATATTCGCCATGGTTTGCCAAGTATGGGAACGGCAGATCTGTATGCAGGGGATTATTCAGATTGTGCAGATTGTGACCTGATTGTTATTACTGCCGGTCGAAACCGCAAAAACGGGGAATCACGCCTGGATATGGCAAATGAGAATGTAAAGATTTTAGAAGCAGTGATAAAGTCTGTACAGAAGTATTATACCCGTGGTGTAATATTGGTGATTTCTAATCCGGTTGATATACTTACACATAAAGCTGATGAGTGGATGGGGTTGCCAAATGGAATGGTGTTTGGTTCCGGATGTTTGTTGGATACATCTCGATTTGTAAGAACAGTTGCAGATTATATAGGTTTAAATACAGGAGTTGTAAATGGCTATCTCGTAGGCGAACATGGGGATAGTCAGGTTCCGCTCTGGAGCCGTGTGACGGTTGGAGGAATTCCTATTAATGAGTATTGTGAGGAAGTATCTTTGCCCTGGAACTCTGATATCCGTGAAAAAATTGCAGAAAAGACTCGTATTATGGGGTCAGAGATTATCCGAACAAAAGGAAAGACTCACTATGGGATTGCCACATGTGTATGTCATCTTGCAGATGCTGTTTTAAATCAGCGTCCAACGATAGTATCGGTAAGTTCGCAGCTTTTAGGAGAGCATGGTGTAAGAGGAGTTTCCTTATCTGTCCCTTCTGTCGTTGGGCCATCGGGGGTACAGCAGAGGATACGGGAACGGTGGGCTCCAGAGGAGTATAGGGGTTTTTTTGATGCAGTTGAGAAGGTCAGAGAGATACTGAGTTGCCTGGAATGA
- a CDS encoding SDR family NAD(P)-dependent oxidoreductase produces the protein MLQGKNAIITGARRGIGRAAVEIFAKYGANIWACARKKDNNFEQDMAQIAKAHGISIWPTYFELTNGDEIKDSVQDIKRERLPVHVLVNSAGIAEESSIFTMASMEKMHHVFEVNFFGMTLLTQYVSRLMIRQGGGSIVNIASVAGIDGRPAQYEYAGSKAAVIGGVRQLARELGSYNIRVNAVAPGIVDTDMGEQISEKLKDEVIRNVIMKRVGKPEEIAEVIAFLSSDCSSYMTGQIVRVDGGM, from the coding sequence ATGTTACAAGGAAAAAATGCTATTATTACAGGGGCACGAAGAGGAATTGGACGTGCAGCAGTAGAAATATTTGCGAAATATGGAGCTAATATATGGGCCTGTGCAAGGAAAAAAGATAATAATTTTGAGCAGGATATGGCGCAAATAGCAAAAGCACATGGTATTTCAATATGGCCAACTTATTTTGAATTGACCAATGGAGATGAAATAAAAGACTCTGTTCAGGATATAAAGCGAGAGAGATTACCAGTACATGTTCTTGTCAATAGCGCTGGAATAGCAGAAGAAAGTTCAATATTCACAATGGCATCTATGGAAAAGATGCATCATGTATTTGAAGTGAATTTTTTTGGAATGACATTGCTAACACAGTATGTTTCCAGATTAATGATTCGTCAGGGAGGAGGGAGCATTGTTAATATTGCTTCAGTTGCTGGAATTGATGGAAGACCAGCACAATATGAATACGCAGGGAGTAAAGCAGCCGTTATTGGAGGAGTACGCCAGCTTGCACGAGAGTTAGGAAGTTATAATATTCGTGTAAATGCTGTGGCTCCAGGAATTGTTGACACAGATATGGGTGAACAAATCAGTGAAAAATTAAAAGATGAAGTAATAAGGAACGTGATTATGAAAAGAGTTGGAAAACCAGAAGAAATTGCCGAAGTGATAGCATTTTTAAGTAGCGATTGTTCCAGTTATATGACAGGGCAGATAGTACGGGTCGATGGAGGAATGTGA
- a CDS encoding transketolase codes for MAKVEEILKCQKAADEVRRDIIKMAFATGNTGAHLGGSLSMVEILSALYIGEVKFNTEHLEWEERDRVILSKGHAALALYPVLVQAKIIDKNELLTFKQNGSKLSGHPSLNGLAGIEYASGSLGQGLSLGVGVGLALKRKNNSESRVFVLMGDGECDEGSIWEAAASAAHFQLNQLIAVIDMNHIQYDGETDKVMCMAPMKEKWESFGWNVCEVDGHKIDELLDAYRIKSNKPLAILANTVKGKGVSYMEGNWRFHNSRLSKAQYQQAMSELEGVG; via the coding sequence ATGGCCAAAGTGGAAGAAATTTTAAAATGCCAGAAAGCGGCAGATGAAGTACGCAGAGATATTATAAAAATGGCATTTGCTACGGGTAATACAGGGGCGCATTTAGGGGGGAGCCTGTCTATGGTGGAGATTTTGTCGGCCTTGTATATAGGAGAGGTTAAGTTTAATACAGAGCATTTAGAATGGGAGGAGCGTGACAGAGTAATATTAAGTAAAGGGCACGCTGCTCTTGCGCTGTATCCAGTATTAGTGCAGGCGAAAATAATTGATAAAAATGAATTATTAACGTTCAAGCAGAATGGTTCTAAACTGTCGGGACATCCTTCATTAAATGGATTGGCAGGTATAGAGTATGCAAGCGGAAGTTTGGGGCAGGGGCTGTCTCTGGGCGTTGGGGTAGGCTTGGCATTGAAAAGAAAAAATAATTCTGAATCCCGGGTATTTGTTTTAATGGGAGATGGGGAGTGTGATGAAGGTTCTATTTGGGAGGCAGCAGCAAGTGCAGCACATTTTCAATTGAATCAATTGATTGCGGTTATTGATATGAACCATATTCAATATGATGGAGAAACAGATAAAGTGATGTGTATGGCTCCTATGAAAGAAAAATGGGAATCTTTTGGGTGGAATGTATGTGAAGTTGATGGACATAAAATTGATGAGTTGCTTGATGCATATAGGATAAAAAGTAATAAACCATTGGCTATTCTTGCAAATACTGTGAAAGGAAAAGGAGTTTCATATATGGAGGGAAACTGGCGGTTTCATAATTCAAGGCTTTCAAAAGCACAGTATCAGCAGGCAATGTCAGAATTGGAAGGTGTAGGATGA
- a CDS encoding transketolase C-terminal domain-containing protein: protein MIEITSKNMRIWSRLGPSGALGVAALELVERNLNVVMLTADLNFFSGLERFKEKYPNHVYNFGIAEQNMLGAAGGLSKEGFMPFVNTYASFASSRCADQVRVNMSYMELPVKLIGLTAGFGAGVLGATHMSIEDVAVMRSLPNITIISPADCTEVIKCMLAVAENDEPTYIRLTGPVNTPIVYKEDYNFEIGKAIELVSGTEVCMIATGSMVYESLEAAKLLEEKGVSCSVINMHTIKPVDTEILNKAIQNYKLIVTIEEHSELGGLGGTIAEYMARYHGKAALEIIGIKDFFPHAGDYQYQLEESGLKSFQISKRVLRRVEEIRTNVCRKGGGNFIISEKQCSFSSVKEEKKYAA from the coding sequence ATGATAGAGATTACGTCTAAAAATATGCGTATTTGGTCAAGGTTGGGGCCAAGCGGTGCATTAGGGGTAGCGGCTTTGGAACTTGTAGAAAGAAATTTAAACGTAGTAATGCTGACAGCGGATTTGAATTTTTTTTCAGGATTAGAACGTTTTAAGGAGAAATATCCGAATCATGTATATAATTTTGGTATTGCAGAACAGAACATGTTAGGCGCGGCAGGTGGATTATCGAAAGAAGGATTCATGCCGTTTGTAAATACTTATGCAAGTTTTGCATCTTCGAGATGCGCAGATCAGGTCAGAGTTAATATGTCTTATATGGAGTTACCTGTGAAACTTATTGGTTTGACAGCAGGATTTGGTGCGGGTGTTTTAGGGGCTACTCATATGAGTATAGAAGATGTTGCTGTTATGAGAAGTCTTCCCAATATTACCATTATTTCTCCGGCTGATTGTACAGAAGTAATAAAATGTATGTTAGCAGTTGCGGAAAATGATGAGCCAACATACATCCGTTTAACGGGACCGGTGAATACGCCAATTGTTTATAAAGAAGATTATAATTTTGAAATAGGGAAAGCTATTGAATTGGTTTCAGGTACAGAAGTATGTATGATTGCTACGGGTTCCATGGTGTATGAATCTTTGGAAGCTGCGAAATTATTAGAAGAAAAAGGTGTTTCCTGTTCTGTAATAAATATGCATACAATAAAGCCGGTTGATACTGAGATATTGAATAAAGCTATACAAAATTATAAACTTATTGTTACTATAGAAGAACATAGTGAATTAGGTGGCTTAGGAGGTACAATTGCAGAATATATGGCGAGGTACCATGGAAAAGCCGCCCTTGAAATAATTGGTATAAAGGATTTCTTTCCACATGCAGGAGATTATCAATATCAGTTAGAAGAAAGCGGATTGAAATCCTTCCAAATAAGTAAAAGGGTTTTGAGACGCGTGGAAGAAATTAGAACAAACGTTTGCAGAAAGGGGGGGGGGAATTTTATAATTTCTGAAAAACAATGTTCTTTCTCCTCTGTTAAGGAGGAAAAGAAATATGCCGCATGA
- a CDS encoding SDR family oxidoreductase — MPHDRILEGKNAIVTGTSSGIGKATVEIFAQNGANIWACMRRKDLELEKFFLELASKNNIWIKILCFDMNSLEGMRSAVMDIKKEKVNIDILVNNAGTTYDALLPMLSIEKSKELFETNFYSHIQFTQFVSRLMMKVGKGCIVNTGSYLGIEGNRGQVMYSATKAAIHAMTKSLSKELSDYGIRVNAVAPGVVNTKLISTMTRNEFENIMNHCSLKRFGEPEEIANMIMILASDLSSYVTGQIIRVDGGM, encoded by the coding sequence ATGCCGCATGATAGAATATTAGAAGGAAAAAATGCGATTGTTACAGGTACAAGCAGTGGTATTGGCAAAGCAACTGTTGAGATATTTGCTCAAAATGGAGCCAATATATGGGCATGTATGAGAAGAAAAGATTTGGAGTTAGAAAAGTTTTTTTTAGAATTAGCTTCAAAAAATAATATATGGATTAAAATTCTTTGTTTTGATATGAATTCCTTAGAAGGAATGAGAAGTGCTGTAATGGACATAAAAAAAGAAAAAGTTAATATTGATATTTTGGTGAATAATGCGGGAACCACGTATGATGCATTACTGCCCATGTTGTCTATAGAAAAATCTAAGGAATTATTTGAAACAAATTTTTATTCACACATTCAATTTACTCAGTTTGTTAGTAGATTAATGATGAAGGTTGGAAAGGGATGCATAGTGAATACAGGTTCTTATCTTGGAATTGAAGGGAATCGTGGACAGGTAATGTATAGTGCAACAAAGGCGGCTATCCATGCAATGACGAAATCTTTATCGAAAGAATTGTCTGATTATGGAATAAGGGTTAATGCGGTAGCACCAGGAGTGGTGAATACAAAATTAATAAGCACCATGACCCGGAATGAGTTTGAAAATATTATGAATCATTGCTCATTAAAACGATTTGGAGAACCGGAAGAAATTGCAAATATGATTATGATATTAGCAAGTGATTTAAGCTCTTATGTAACAGGACAGATAATCAGAGTCGATGGAGGAATGTAG
- a CDS encoding DUF6077 domain-containing protein — protein MITIYLLCTGMILLYLIFSYMLGDLFLSFTKSQETSLSYRIILGFFLFFLLFQAAALPLKFTLQPLSLLAKLWCFLLAVTALLYFLRNRKILKEKWNQRKELLSEYKWIFLFLIFLVMIQICLTNYNGETYALWDQSYYIGDVSSSVYTDTISQYSPYTGHLLDRLDAEYLLETYQNHSAVICTLTGLAPLIETRTVETTLMVIMANLIYYQLGRQLFPLSRKKSALLVFCLFWLNLFSFNLYTSAEFLFFRAFEGKTILACIIMPAVFLLFLKIAREYRNHHHWMELFLIIWASFGLNMSAIYMLPFELSICLIPLGFCKKDTSVLWESGKGKSRFRLMQASAKPLLYIWIRYAVCLFPCILYGAAYLLTKHHLFIYTG, from the coding sequence ATGATAACTATTTATTTACTGTGTACCGGAATGATTCTGCTGTATCTGATTTTCAGTTATATGTTAGGAGACCTGTTCCTGAGCTTTACAAAATCTCAGGAGACTTCCTTATCTTACCGGATAATCCTGGGGTTTTTCCTCTTCTTTCTTCTGTTTCAGGCAGCCGCCCTTCCGCTGAAATTCACATTACAGCCCCTGTCACTGTTAGCAAAGCTCTGGTGTTTCCTGCTGGCTGTTACTGCCCTCCTGTATTTTCTGCGAAATCGGAAAATTTTAAAAGAAAAATGGAACCAGCGGAAAGAATTGCTGTCAGAATATAAATGGATATTCCTGTTTCTGATTTTCCTTGTGATGATTCAGATTTGTCTGACCAATTACAATGGAGAGACTTACGCCCTGTGGGATCAGTCCTATTATATCGGAGACGTGAGTTCCTCGGTATACACTGATACCATCAGCCAGTACAGCCCCTATACCGGCCACCTGCTGGACAGGCTGGATGCGGAGTATCTATTGGAAACCTACCAGAATCACAGCGCAGTTATCTGCACTCTGACCGGCCTTGCACCCCTGATTGAAACCAGAACCGTGGAAACCACTCTGATGGTGATTATGGCCAATCTGATTTACTATCAGCTGGGGCGTCAGCTTTTTCCCCTCTCCAGAAAAAAAAGCGCGCTCCTGGTATTTTGTCTGTTCTGGCTGAATCTGTTCAGTTTTAACTTATATACCAGTGCAGAATTTTTATTCTTCCGTGCATTTGAGGGAAAAACCATTCTGGCCTGTATTATCATGCCGGCTGTGTTTCTGCTGTTCCTGAAAATTGCCAGGGAATACCGGAATCACCACCACTGGATGGAGCTGTTCCTGATTATCTGGGCCAGCTTCGGCCTGAACATGTCAGCAATTTACATGCTGCCTTTTGAACTGAGCATTTGCCTGATTCCTCTGGGATTCTGTAAGAAAGATACTTCTGTACTCTGGGAATCCGGGAAAGGCAAAAGCCGCTTCCGCCTGATGCAGGCCTCGGCAAAACCTTTGCTGTATATCTGGATACGATATGCTGTCTGCCTGTTTCCCTGTATATTGTATGGAGCGGCTTACCTGCTGACGAAACATCATCTGTTTATTTATACCGGTTAG
- a CDS encoding LCP family protein, with protein sequence MAKDTRNYSSTGKKKKKTRRKKRQQRKIILVILAVILALVGLVFAYVWSKYGKLGRISIKDKDVKVNDLSKDTQKNLDGYESIALFGLDNRSTGNFERGNSDTIIVVSINRKSGEIKMASVYRDTYLDISDNTYRKANAAYANGGPKQAMEMLNKNLDLDITDYVSVDFSALVDAIDLLGGIELDISPEEAEWLNGYVVETNEVTGHNSGPVSPGQGVHVDGVQATSYARIRYVGLDYQRTERQRTVITKMFEKAKQCDLMTLNNLLDEMLPQISTSLSFTEMLGLATNLPKYHMGENTGFPFDKETPGNVGSAGDAVVPVNLENNVAQLHQFLYNSDNYTPSETVKSISATIKANTGY encoded by the coding sequence ATGGCAAAAGACACGCGCAATTACAGCAGCACCGGGAAGAAAAAAAAGAAGACCAGACGGAAAAAACGCCAGCAGCGGAAGATTATTCTGGTAATTCTGGCTGTGATACTGGCTCTGGTGGGACTGGTTTTCGCCTACGTCTGGAGTAAATACGGAAAGCTGGGAAGAATTTCCATTAAAGATAAAGATGTTAAGGTGAACGATCTGTCAAAGGATACTCAGAAGAACCTGGACGGTTATGAGAGTATTGCACTGTTTGGACTGGACAACCGTTCTACCGGTAATTTTGAAAGAGGAAACAGTGATACGATTATAGTGGTAAGCATTAACCGGAAATCCGGAGAAATCAAAATGGCGTCCGTATACCGGGATACCTATCTGGATATCAGCGACAATACCTACCGCAAGGCAAATGCGGCATATGCCAACGGAGGGCCGAAACAGGCCATGGAAATGCTGAATAAGAATCTGGATCTGGATATTACCGATTATGTCAGCGTGGATTTCAGCGCTCTGGTGGATGCTATCGACCTGCTGGGCGGCATAGAACTGGATATTTCTCCGGAAGAAGCCGAATGGCTGAATGGATATGTGGTGGAGACCAATGAAGTAACCGGCCACAACAGCGGCCCCGTATCACCGGGACAGGGGGTTCACGTGGACGGAGTGCAGGCCACTTCCTATGCGAGAATCCGGTATGTGGGCCTGGATTACCAGCGTACCGAGCGACAGCGTACGGTGATTACCAAAATGTTTGAAAAAGCAAAACAATGTGATCTGATGACGTTAAATAATCTGCTGGATGAAATGCTGCCTCAGATTTCCACCAGCTTAAGTTTTACGGAAATGCTGGGACTTGCAACAAATCTGCCCAAATATCATATGGGAGAGAATACGGGATTTCCCTTTGACAAGGAGACGCCGGGCAATGTGGGAAGTGCCGGGGATGCTGTGGTACCGGTGAACCTGGAAAATAACGTGGCTCAGCTTCACCAGTTCCTGTACAACAGTGATAATTATACTCCTTCTGAAACGGTAAAAAGCATCAGTGCCACCATAAAGGCAAATACAGGATATTAA
- a CDS encoding fibronectin type III domain-containing protein, translating into MRKMWNRAGKYAIVLMFAVFLGMGIRVEAAPGPVTGVKQTNAGTNSVNIAFQALVDNSVRYEIRLSDSPAGIFEEWSTCTGGEDYLYNLPNAGSSYYLQVVPFTRNGLQREYGPASETIEVVTAPGAKPENLKHTGSTETSISLSWNPVPGATGYQIRYKAGAASEYLETYGEQNQAVLGQLAPDEEYYVEVYPVRKGSAGFSAVGKSGANLYSVPVIPGKGKKPSCVAYWQSLGQIRSDVSSMKSADGYKWEIWSAYQKKDKKLKTHTQNSEAAFISYSGFKKYNFYKMRVRGYCTNSDGTKLEGKWSDWTYFCPQPDIIKLKSVKSGISVKWNTIKGADRYQVYVSDKQKSGYKKCATTNKTSITVKKFGKSAFKSGKKYYFYVTAYNKVGKKMYSGMTGGKMDAWYITYKKK; encoded by the coding sequence ATGAGGAAAATGTGGAACCGGGCCGGCAAATATGCCATAGTGCTGATGTTTGCGGTATTTCTGGGCATGGGAATCAGGGTGGAGGCAGCTCCGGGACCTGTAACCGGGGTAAAGCAGACAAATGCGGGAACCAATTCGGTGAATATTGCGTTTCAGGCGCTGGTGGATAATAGTGTAAGGTATGAAATCCGTCTGAGCGACAGTCCCGCCGGTATTTTTGAGGAATGGTCTACCTGTACGGGAGGGGAAGATTACCTTTACAATCTTCCCAATGCAGGAAGTTCCTATTATCTGCAGGTGGTTCCTTTTACCAGAAACGGGCTTCAGCGGGAATATGGGCCTGCGTCTGAGACAATTGAAGTAGTAACAGCGCCCGGCGCCAAACCTGAGAATCTGAAGCACACCGGTTCTACTGAGACCAGTATCAGCCTGAGCTGGAATCCGGTGCCAGGGGCCACCGGTTATCAGATACGCTACAAAGCCGGTGCGGCCAGTGAGTATCTGGAAACTTATGGAGAGCAGAATCAGGCGGTGTTAGGCCAGCTTGCCCCTGATGAGGAATATTATGTGGAAGTTTATCCGGTAAGGAAAGGTTCAGCCGGATTCAGCGCTGTGGGCAAATCGGGTGCTAATCTTTACAGTGTTCCGGTGATTCCGGGAAAAGGGAAAAAGCCTTCCTGTGTGGCCTACTGGCAGAGCCTGGGGCAGATTCGTTCCGATGTCAGTTCCATGAAATCAGCAGATGGGTACAAATGGGAAATCTGGTCTGCTTATCAGAAAAAGGATAAGAAATTAAAAACACACACACAGAATTCAGAAGCGGCTTTTATCAGCTATAGCGGATTCAAAAAATATAATTTTTATAAAATGAGAGTCCGGGGGTACTGCACTAACAGCGATGGGACGAAACTGGAAGGAAAATGGTCCGACTGGACGTATTTCTGTCCCCAGCCGGACATTATCAAACTGAAATCCGTAAAATCAGGAATCAGTGTAAAATGGAACACCATTAAAGGTGCGGACCGGTACCAGGTGTATGTGTCCGATAAGCAAAAGTCAGGATATAAAAAATGTGCTACCACAAATAAAACCTCCATAACTGTGAAGAAGTTTGGAAAATCAGCCTTTAAAAGCGGAAAAAAATATTATTTTTACGTGACTGCATATAACAAAGTCGGAAAGAAAATGTACTCCGGTATGACAGGAGGCAAAATGGACGCCTGGTATATTACGTATAAGAAAAAGTAG
- a CDS encoding GGDEF domain-containing protein: MRWLPFILELTANRKELDQQNRELKRLASYDELTSLRNRRSMLDCWKGIKRSDYCVVMGDIDDFKKINDTCGHEAGDEVLRLVSSSMDEAVDREDFVSRWGGEEFLMIVFGSVAYALKVIDKVQRN, encoded by the coding sequence ATGCGCTGGCTTCCGTTTATTCTGGAGCTGACAGCCAACCGGAAAGAGCTGGACCAGCAGAACAGAGAACTGAAACGACTGGCCAGTTACGATGAACTTACCAGTCTCAGAAACCGGAGAAGTATGCTGGACTGCTGGAAAGGTATAAAACGCAGCGATTACTGTGTGGTGATGGGAGATATTGATGATTTTAAGAAAATCAATGATACCTGCGGCCATGAAGCGGGAGATGAGGTGTTGAGGCTGGTGTCTTCCAGTATGGATGAGGCAGTGGACCGGGAAGATTTTGTCAGCCGCTGGGGCGGTGAGGAGTTCCTGATGATTGTGTTTGGCAGCGTGGCCTATGCATTAAAAGTTATTGATAAGGTACAGCGGAACTGA
- a CDS encoding N-acetylmuramoyl-L-alanine amidase encodes MSKRILAAFLSVCMIASSGSMQAEANDKMWSDSGQIESRTEEKLPANKMEERLPESRTEERLPENGTEQKPEKATEQNQPEGWETGVLNFIMQESEQIQVPGVQNVVAGLGVEGDVIKQAQLQYKNTATGQEFTADAAGIADNMVRFSMEYNREEQKGIYELTGITWKTEKNACRVLIRDTGMQVVYGVNQAVEAEPDEVLLNQELLDEVEANIVTMDENGRASSGYTVEHALDKAASGTGTGFSLHNMTRGAKKMVIVLDPGHDSTHSGAGYNGLKEENLVLKIAQYCRTELQKYSGVTVYMTRETQSCANGGKSVNASTCNARRVEFAAGKKADVYVSFHLNASASSSANGIGVYYPNSNYRPAIGAEGKGLATEIYRKLAALGLATWAGGILIRNSQDNTQYPDGSLADYLAIIRRSKLAGFPAVLIEHAFISNTGDVNKFLNTDAKLKKLGVADAQGIASYYGLTLKGAGEDDEDDDKERGGEIPEISYVQSRNSSKLRVRWEDIPEADSYRVYRSTSENGSYAEIARVPGTSYDNGGLTAGKIYYYKLCAVYADGTESELSEPMSGKTLAQPTLTKVISKTNEQINLTWTSVKDAKKYEIFRSQSEEEGYEKIATLKAGQTTYMDREVEAHQTYLYKVRVRGGEQNGFSSFSNIYSGWAVKKTKIYSVTAKGKGALRITWKRNPKAYAYRIQRSTSQNRGYKTVATIKSKNTTSYTDRNLKRGQKYYYKIQVLNRVNRKTGYSGYCKPAAGVTK; translated from the coding sequence TTGTCGAAAAGAATTCTGGCAGCTTTCTTATCGGTATGTATGATTGCTTCTTCCGGCAGTATGCAGGCGGAGGCCAATGATAAGATGTGGTCTGATTCCGGGCAGATAGAAAGCAGGACAGAGGAGAAGCTGCCGGCAAACAAAATGGAAGAGCGTCTGCCGGAGAGCAGAACAGAGGAGAGACTGCCGGAAAACGGGACAGAACAGAAGCCGGAGAAAGCAACGGAACAGAATCAGCCGGAAGGATGGGAAACGGGCGTTCTGAATTTTATTATGCAGGAATCCGAGCAGATTCAGGTACCGGGTGTGCAGAATGTGGTAGCAGGTCTTGGAGTGGAAGGAGATGTCATAAAGCAGGCGCAGCTTCAGTACAAAAATACTGCCACAGGACAGGAATTTACCGCAGATGCTGCGGGAATTGCTGATAATATGGTGCGGTTTTCCATGGAATACAACAGGGAAGAACAGAAAGGGATTTATGAGCTGACCGGAATTACCTGGAAAACGGAAAAAAATGCCTGCCGTGTACTTATAAGAGATACCGGTATGCAGGTCGTGTACGGAGTGAATCAGGCAGTAGAAGCAGAACCGGATGAAGTGCTGCTGAATCAGGAACTGCTGGATGAAGTGGAAGCAAATATAGTAACCATGGATGAAAACGGCAGGGCCAGTTCCGGATATACGGTGGAACATGCGCTGGATAAGGCTGCATCAGGAACCGGAACAGGATTTTCTCTCCATAATATGACGCGGGGCGCAAAAAAAATGGTGATTGTACTGGATCCCGGTCATGACAGCACCCATTCCGGGGCAGGTTATAACGGACTTAAAGAAGAAAACCTGGTGCTGAAAATTGCCCAGTACTGCAGAACAGAATTGCAGAAATACAGCGGGGTTACCGTTTACATGACGAGAGAAACCCAGAGCTGTGCCAATGGCGGAAAGAGTGTAAATGCATCCACCTGCAATGCCAGAAGAGTGGAATTTGCGGCCGGTAAAAAGGCAGATGTCTATGTGAGTTTTCACCTGAATGCCAGCGCCAGCAGCAGCGCCAACGGAATCGGCGTATATTACCCCAACAGCAATTACAGACCGGCCATAGGAGCGGAAGGAAAGGGCCTTGCTACAGAAATTTACCGGAAGCTGGCGGCTCTGGGCCTTGCAACCTGGGCAGGAGGAATTTTAATCCGCAATTCTCAGGATAATACTCAGTATCCGGACGGTTCCCTGGCGGATTATCTGGCGATTATCAGGAGAAGCAAGCTGGCCGGATTTCCGGCAGTTCTGATTGAACACGCATTTATAAGCAACACAGGAGATGTAAATAAATTTCTGAATACAGACGCAAAATTGAAGAAACTGGGTGTGGCAGACGCCCAGGGAATCGCTTCCTATTACGGCCTTACACTGAAAGGAGCCGGGGAGGATGATGAGGACGACGATAAGGAACGAGGAGGAGAAATTCCGGAAATTTCCTATGTACAGTCCAGAAACAGCTCAAAACTCCGGGTGAGATGGGAAGACATTCCGGAGGCTGATTCTTACCGTGTATACCGAAGCACTTCTGAAAACGGCAGTTATGCGGAGATTGCCAGGGTGCCAGGAACCAGTTATGACAACGGCGGCCTGACAGCCGGTAAAATATATTATTACAAACTGTGCGCTGTGTATGCAGACGGGACGGAATCAGAGCTGTCAGAACCCATGTCCGGAAAAACCCTTGCCCAGCCCACCCTTACAAAGGTGATTTCCAAAACGAACGAACAGATTAACCTTACCTGGACCAGCGTAAAGGACGCAAAAAAGTATGAAATTTTCCGCAGCCAGTCGGAGGAGGAAGGTTACGAGAAAATTGCCACCCTCAAAGCCGGACAGACCACCTATATGGACCGGGAAGTAGAGGCCCATCAGACTTATCTGTACAAAGTCCGGGTCAGAGGCGGAGAACAGAACGGTTTCAGCAGTTTTTCCAATATATATTCCGGCTGGGCAGTGAAAAAAACAAAAATTTACAGCGTAACGGCCAAAGGCAAAGGGGCGTTGCGGATTACCTGGAAACGGAACCCCAAAGCATATGCTTACCGTATCCAGAGAAGCACCTCTCAAAACAGAGGATATAAGACAGTTGCAACCATTAAGTCAAAAAATACAACCTCCTATACGGACAGAAACCTGAAAAGAGGACAGAAATATTACTATAAAATACAGGTGCTGAACCGGGTGAACAGAAAAACCGGTTACAGCGGTTACTGCAAACCGGCGGCGGGAGTTACGAAATAA